A genomic window from Bacillus rossius redtenbacheri isolate Brsri chromosome 7, Brsri_v3, whole genome shotgun sequence includes:
- the LOC134534562 gene encoding FLYWCH-type zinc finger-containing protein 1-like encodes MVAGSFQFVCSQRGKPQLIFKNFLFNSEYSRGTRRSWACVNYSKTKCRVRVVTQGDRIEVRHWQHNHEPHTSIIQQKRFFAPPCFVQSARGNLQLVVNDFLFNTEHKCGGRQYWQCVDYRKTRCRARAVTDGNLLEVRFAAHNHEPHTDIINRKKVKRFAHLLPAGAFQYVHSRKGKLQLIWGDFLFNSEHVHAGRQFWQCARNYRTKCRARVVTHGDQLEVRHAQHNHEADTETIRKKLACSGLRWE; translated from the exons ATGGTTGCAGGTAGCTTCCAGTTTGTGTGCAGCCAGAGGGGCAAGCCGCAGCTGATCTTCAAGAACTTCCTGTTCAATTCGGAGTACAGCCGGGGGACGCGTCGCTCGTGGGCCTGCGTGAACTACAGCAAGACCAAGTGCCGGGTGCGTGTGGTGACGCAGGGAGACCGGATCGAAGTGCGTCACTGGCAGCACAACCACGAGCCCCACACGTCCATAATCCAGCAGAAGCGCTTTTTTG CCCCTCCGTGCTTCGTCCAGAGCGCGCGCGGAAACCTACAGCTGGTGGTGAACGACTTCCTCTTCAACACGGAGCACAAGTGCGGCGGGCGGCAGTACTGGCAGTGCGTCGACTACAGGAAGACGCGTTGCCGCGCCCGCGCCGTCACGGACGGGAACCTGCTGGAGGTGCGCTTCGCCGCCCACAACCACGAGCCCCACACGGACATCATCAACCGGAAGAAGGTCAAGA GATTCGCCCATCTTCTTCCCGCAGGAGCGTTCCAGTACGTGCACAGCAGGAAGGGGAAGCTGCAGCTGATCTGGGGCGACTTCCTGTTCAACTCGGAGCACGTGCACGCGGGCCGGCAGTTCTGGCAGTGCGCGCGCAACTACAGGACCAAGTGCCGTGCCCGGGTGGTGACCCACGGCGACCAGCTGGAGGTGCGCCACGCGCAGCACAACCACGAGGCCGACACGGAGACCATCCGCAAGAAGCTGGCGTGCAGTGGTCTCCGGTGGGAGTGA